One window of Gammaproteobacteria bacterium genomic DNA carries:
- the iscX gene encoding Fe-S assembly protein IscX, with amino-acid sequence MKWTDVYEIAIALDERHPDVDPLTVRFTDLHRWVTELPDFDDDPKRSGEKILEAIQQAWLEEK; translated from the coding sequence TTGAAGTGGACTGATGTGTACGAAATTGCGATTGCTTTGGATGAGCGGCATCCAGATGTCGACCCGTTGACGGTTCGCTTTACTGATTTGCATCGATGGGTCACAGAGTTGCCTGACTTTGATGACGACCCAAAGCGTAGTGGAGAGAAGATACTTGAGGCCATTCAACAGGCGTGGTTGGAAGAAAAATAG